CAACACGAAATTATGATAATCCAGCATCTCACCCAGCTTGGCAGCAAAACGATCGCGGTGAAACAGATCCTGCAAGCGAATAGCCCGGCGTGCGACTTTATCTTCATAAGCCGGTCCAATGCCACGTCCCGTAGTACCTATTTTTCCGACACCCCTGGCCGTCTCGCGCGCGGTATCCAGAGCAATATGACAAGGTAAAATTAACGGGCAAGCTTCACTAATTCGCAACCGATTGCTGACATCAATTCCACTTTGCTCCAACATATCAATTTCACTGAGTAGCGCCTCCGGCGAAATCACGACGCCGTTGCCGATATAACAAACCACCGTATCACGCAGAATACCGGAGGGAATCAGATGCAATACGGTTTTCTTGTTGCCGATGACCAATGTGTGACCTGCATTATGTCCGCCTTGAAAACGCACCACGCCTTGCGCATGATCCGTAAGCCAGTCGACGATCTTGCCTTTTCCTTCATCGCCCCATTGCGTACCAATGACGACAACATTCTTAGTCATATTACTAATCTCTAAAAAATTCTGTTTCCAGATGATTAAATTTCTTTAACGATCCATTGCCCGTCATGCAATATTAATTGCCTGTCGCAATCGAGAGATTCGCCTGTTTGTCCCGGCAATTCCACCACAACGATCTGCCCTTCCTTGCGCAATTGCTTGATTTTGCTTTCCAACTCAGTGCTTTTTTCCTGATAAGGGGCGCTAATTGCCTTTGGATACGATTGCGGCTTCATCAATCTGGACAATTCTCTTAAATCCATACTAAAACCTGTGGCCGGGCGGGCCCGCCCGAATGCTTTGCCTATTTCATCATAACGTCCACCTAAAGCAATCGCATTGGAGCAACCACTTGTATAGGCAGCAAAAACCATTCCGGTATGGTAATGATATCCGCGTAGATCGGCTAAATCGAATGCGATCTCATCGACAATCGGTTTTATCTCCTCGTTAGCAATGCTCAATTCATTCAGGGCCGATCTGATTTCCGGATAATCAGGCAATCGATTGGCAGCATCGGCCAATACTTTGTGATCGCCATAAAGCTCAGGCAATAGCAATAATGCTTCGCGCGTTTGCTTTTGCAAATTCACACATAGTTCCTGCAAAGTCGATACATCTTTCGCTTGCAGCACCGCGTAAAGTTCAGTCTCAAGCTCGTACGAAATACCCGCACCTTTAATCAGGCCACGAAAAACTGCAACATGGCCAAGATCCAGATGGATTGCATTCACACCGGAGACCGCCAAGCACTGCAACATAAGCCGTTGAACTTCCAAGTCACTCTCCAAACCGGAATGACCATAAAGCTCTGCACCTACTTGTAAAGGTTCGCGCGTTTTAGTTACGCCTGCGGGTACGGTATGCAATACGCTATTGGCGTAACACAAACGTGTAACACCCTCAAAATTCAATAAGTGCGCGTCAATTCTTGCCACTTGCGGTGTCATATCAGCACGCAGTCCCATCATGCGGCCACTCAACTGATCAATCACCTTAAACATGTGCAGATCCATGTCACTGCCACTGCCGGTCAGCAACGATTCCACATACTCCAATAAAGGCGGCACCACTTGTTGATAGCCATGCACCATCAGCAGATCTATGACTTGGCGGCGCATACCTTCAATATGTATTGCTTCCGCAGGCAATATATCTTCAACAAACTCTGGAAGTAACCAATTGCGCATATTTACGATTGAAAGCCGTCAACAAAAAGAAAAAAACATCAACTGAAAATAAGAAGCACCATTAATCCGACTAACATCGAAGTCAAACCTACAAACCGGATCTGATTATCGTTAATCTCTGTTAGTTTTCTAAATGCTTCCCGCCATGTCTGCGGCGATAGAAAGGGTAACATTCCTTCTAAAATCAACATCAATGCAATTGCATTAAGAAAAGTTTCCCACATATTCAAAACAAACTCCGGATTTATCGTGCCAACCTGATTTCTCTACAAGAAACAGAAAAATTAAGAGGCTCTGATGT
The DNA window shown above is from Nitrosomonas sp. Is35 and carries:
- a CDS encoding ATP phosphoribosyltransferase regulatory subunit, with the protein product MRNWLLPEFVEDILPAEAIHIEGMRRQVIDLLMVHGYQQVVPPLLEYVESLLTGSGSDMDLHMFKVIDQLSGRMMGLRADMTPQVARIDAHLLNFEGVTRLCYANSVLHTVPAGVTKTREPLQVGAELYGHSGLESDLEVQRLMLQCLAVSGVNAIHLDLGHVAVFRGLIKGAGISYELETELYAVLQAKDVSTLQELCVNLQKQTREALLLLPELYGDHKVLADAANRLPDYPEIRSALNELSIANEEIKPIVDEIAFDLADLRGYHYHTGMVFAAYTSGCSNAIALGGRYDEIGKAFGRARPATGFSMDLRELSRLMKPQSYPKAISAPYQEKSTELESKIKQLRKEGQIVVVELPGQTGESLDCDRQLILHDGQWIVKEI
- a CDS encoding DUF2065 domain-containing protein, which gives rise to MWETFLNAIALMLILEGMLPFLSPQTWREAFRKLTEINDNQIRFVGLTSMLVGLMVLLIFS